Proteins found in one Pempheris klunzingeri isolate RE-2024b chromosome 6, fPemKlu1.hap1, whole genome shotgun sequence genomic segment:
- the LOC139202622 gene encoding regulator of G-protein signaling 21-like isoform X2: MPSLIVEPLNTQHFIMDRDDRKRNKNIGKNFMCRLQCMFSHSSSSERLSLEDTQQWSQSLERLLDSKYGLATFRNFLKSEYSDENIEFWLTCEDYKKIKSSFRMSSRAKKIYEQFIKAESPKEINIDYHTREQIKRNVKTPTMHCFDDAQKIVYGLMERDSYPRFLRSDIYRTLLENLAADATKG, translated from the exons ATGCCCAGCCTAATCGTCGAACCACTCAACACACAGCACTTCATCATGGACAGAGATGACAGGAAGAGAAACAAGAACAT TGGAAAGAACTTTATGTGCCGACTCCAGTGCATGTTCTCACACTCATCAAGTTCTGAGAG GCTAAGTTTAGAAGATACCCAACAATGGTCACAGTCACTGGAAAGGCTCCTCGATTCTAAAT ATGGACTGGCTACTTTTCGCAACTTTCTCAAATCTGAATACAGCGATGAGAATATTGAGTTCTGGCTCACCTGTGAGGACTACAAGAAGATCAAGTCTTCATTCAGAATGTCCTCGAGAGCCAAGAAGATTTATGAGCAGTTCATCAAAGCAGAATCTCCCAAAGAG ATCAACATTGACTATCACACTCGAGAGCAGATCAAAAGGAACGTCAAGACTCCCACCATGCACTGCTTTGACGACGCTCAGAAGATAGTTTACGGGCTGATGGAAAGAGACTCGTACCCGCGGTTCCTCCGCTCGGACATTTATAGAACTCTCCTGGAAAACCTCGCTGCCGACGCCACGAAGGGATGA
- the LOC139202622 gene encoding regulator of G-protein signaling 21-like isoform X1, which produces MPSLIVEPLNTQHFIMDRDDRKRNKNIGKNFMCRLQCMFSHSSSSESRLSLEDTQQWSQSLERLLDSKYGLATFRNFLKSEYSDENIEFWLTCEDYKKIKSSFRMSSRAKKIYEQFIKAESPKEINIDYHTREQIKRNVKTPTMHCFDDAQKIVYGLMERDSYPRFLRSDIYRTLLENLAADATKG; this is translated from the exons ATGCCCAGCCTAATCGTCGAACCACTCAACACACAGCACTTCATCATGGACAGAGATGACAGGAAGAGAAACAAGAACAT TGGAAAGAACTTTATGTGCCGACTCCAGTGCATGTTCTCACACTCATCAAGTTCTGAGAG CAGGCTAAGTTTAGAAGATACCCAACAATGGTCACAGTCACTGGAAAGGCTCCTCGATTCTAAAT ATGGACTGGCTACTTTTCGCAACTTTCTCAAATCTGAATACAGCGATGAGAATATTGAGTTCTGGCTCACCTGTGAGGACTACAAGAAGATCAAGTCTTCATTCAGAATGTCCTCGAGAGCCAAGAAGATTTATGAGCAGTTCATCAAAGCAGAATCTCCCAAAGAG ATCAACATTGACTATCACACTCGAGAGCAGATCAAAAGGAACGTCAAGACTCCCACCATGCACTGCTTTGACGACGCTCAGAAGATAGTTTACGGGCTGATGGAAAGAGACTCGTACCCGCGGTTCCTCCGCTCGGACATTTATAGAACTCTCCTGGAAAACCTCGCTGCCGACGCCACGAAGGGATGA